Proteins co-encoded in one Methanobrevibacter sp. genomic window:
- the alaS gene encoding alanine--tRNA ligase, with protein MVEIFEKLGYKLQKCETCGQEFYSQIDRNTCGDAPCDEYSFIGNPATDKPYTLYEIQQVFREFLEKEGHTHISRYPILAKRWRDDVFLVGASIFCFQPWVTSGLVKPPANPLEVAQPSVRLNDVDNVGRTGRHMTCFTMGSHTVINTEDEFIYWEDETIRLCHEFFKYIGMDTKEITFIKSWWSGGGNEGPCYEVCVRGVELATLVFIQYETLENGDKKEIPIKVVDTGYGLERIAWISQGTPTAYDACFAPVVNKLMELTDVKLNTEILSRNAEIAGMMDIEDIGDIKELRQQVADSLGISLEELLESAEPMEAIYIIADHTRCLAFMLADGIIPSNVKEGYLARLVLRRTIRFMKELNMKESLAEVMEIQLEFLTKFYPEIEESKDHIMNIISLEEERYQTTIKKGRSIVSRLIKKLKKDNVEEMPLEKLIEVYDANGIPPETVEEIGKSMNFTVNVPDNFFTLVANEHEKDKVAKKDLFNFDCPETELLFYQDFEQQEFEAEVLDVIEKDGKLALVFDKTTFYPEGGGQPSDIGKISYDDVEYEIDYAEKVNNVVLHHVVADNDDFSEDVLNDLIGKKINGVIDWDRRITLARHHTATHLIVAAAKEVLGDHIWQAGAQKGIQRSRIDLSHYKRISQSEINEIERIANEFVMDNIELDIQFHSRDEAEQLYGFRLYQGGIVPGRVIRVVKVPGIDVQACAGTHIPRTGDIGPIKINKTERVQDGVERIDFSAGIAAVNSIQHENDLLSKSSEIFKVEAEQLPKTCDRFFSEWKAQKNEIDKLKSEIASLKMNSLSDDVDEINGLRVIKQLIDADFKELQKIATDFTDNDKADVAVIGNNDGKIVGAASQKAIDDGIKINDIIKEAAGLLGGGGGGRLTLAQGAGPNKEKMEEALETAIGLI; from the coding sequence ATGGTAGAAATATTTGAAAAATTAGGATATAAACTTCAAAAGTGTGAAACTTGTGGACAGGAGTTTTATTCTCAGATTGATAGGAACACTTGTGGTGATGCTCCTTGTGATGAGTATTCATTTATTGGAAATCCTGCAACTGATAAGCCTTACACTCTTTATGAAATCCAACAAGTTTTTAGAGAATTTTTAGAAAAAGAAGGCCATACTCATATATCACGTTATCCAATTTTAGCAAAAAGATGGAGAGATGACGTATTTTTAGTAGGAGCTTCCATTTTCTGTTTCCAACCATGGGTAACATCTGGTTTAGTAAAACCTCCTGCTAATCCTCTTGAAGTAGCTCAACCTTCCGTTCGTTTGAACGATGTGGACAACGTTGGAAGAACAGGTAGGCACATGACATGTTTTACAATGGGGTCACATACAGTTATCAATACGGAAGACGAGTTTATTTACTGGGAAGATGAAACAATAAGGCTCTGTCACGAGTTCTTCAAATATATCGGAATGGACACTAAGGAAATTACCTTCATCAAATCCTGGTGGAGCGGAGGAGGTAATGAAGGACCTTGTTATGAAGTCTGCGTTAGAGGAGTGGAATTGGCCACTTTGGTTTTCATACAATATGAAACCCTTGAAAACGGTGACAAAAAAGAAATTCCAATCAAGGTAGTTGATACAGGTTATGGGCTTGAAAGAATCGCATGGATCAGTCAAGGAACTCCTACTGCATATGACGCCTGTTTTGCACCTGTTGTTAATAAGCTGATGGAATTGACCGACGTTAAACTAAACACCGAAATTCTTTCACGTAATGCGGAAATTGCAGGAATGATGGATATTGAAGATATTGGGGACATCAAAGAGTTGCGTCAACAGGTTGCAGATAGTTTAGGAATTTCCTTGGAGGAACTTCTAGAGTCAGCCGAACCTATGGAAGCAATTTACATCATAGCTGATCATACTCGTTGTCTTGCATTCATGTTGGCTGACGGTATTATTCCATCCAATGTAAAAGAAGGTTATTTGGCTCGTTTGGTTTTAAGAAGAACCATTAGATTCATGAAAGAGCTTAACATGAAAGAATCTTTAGCTGAAGTAATGGAGATTCAGCTGGAATTTTTAACCAAGTTTTATCCTGAAATTGAAGAATCTAAAGATCATATCATGAACATCATATCTCTAGAAGAGGAAAGGTATCAAACCACTATTAAAAAAGGAAGAAGTATAGTTTCCAGACTAATTAAAAAGCTTAAAAAAGACAATGTGGAAGAAATGCCTTTGGAAAAACTTATTGAGGTTTACGATGCAAATGGAATTCCTCCAGAAACAGTTGAAGAGATTGGAAAATCAATGAACTTCACAGTTAATGTTCCTGATAATTTCTTTACACTTGTTGCAAATGAACATGAAAAAGACAAGGTTGCTAAAAAAGACTTGTTTAACTTTGATTGTCCGGAAACCGAATTGCTGTTCTATCAAGACTTCGAACAACAAGAATTTGAAGCTGAAGTTTTGGATGTTATTGAAAAAGACGGTAAATTGGCTTTGGTCTTTGATAAAACCACATTCTATCCTGAAGGGGGAGGTCAACCTTCAGATATAGGTAAAATATCTTATGATGATGTGGAATATGAAATCGACTATGCAGAAAAGGTAAACAATGTGGTTCTTCACCATGTCGTTGCAGACAATGACGATTTCTCCGAAGATGTCTTGAATGACTTGATTGGTAAGAAAATCAATGGGGTTATTGATTGGGATAGGAGAATAACTCTTGCACGCCATCACACAGCCACTCACTTAATCGTAGCTGCTGCAAAAGAAGTTCTTGGAGATCATATTTGGCAAGCAGGTGCACAAAAAGGAATCCAACGTTCAAGGATTGACTTGTCTCATTATAAGAGAATTTCACAATCAGAAATCAATGAAATTGAAAGAATAGCTAATGAATTTGTAATGGACAATATTGAGCTGGATATTCAGTTCCATTCAAGGGATGAGGCAGAGCAGCTTTACGGATTCAGACTCTATCAGGGAGGTATAGTTCCTGGAAGAGTAATTCGTGTTGTTAAGGTTCCTGGAATTGATGTTCAGGCATGTGCAGGTACTCATATTCCAAGAACTGGTGATATAGGACCTATTAAGATCAACAAGACCGAAAGGGTTCAGGATGGTGTTGAAAGAATTGATTTCTCAGCAGGTATTGCTGCAGTCAACTCCATACAGCATGAAAACGATCTTCTATCAAAAAGTTCCGAAATATTCAAGGTTGAGGCTGAACAGTTGCCTAAAACCTGTGACAGGTTCTTCAGTGAATGGAAGGCTCAGAAAAACGAAATCGATAAGCTAAAATCAGAAATCGCATCTCTCAAGATGAATTCATTAAGTGATGATGTTGATGAGATCAACGGTTTGAGAGTCATCAAACAACTAATCGATGCCGATTTCAAGGAACTTCAAAAGATTGCCACTGATTTCACCGACAATGACAAGGCAGATGTTGCAGTCATTGGAAATAATGACGGTAAGATTGTTGGTGCTGCATCTCAAAAAGCTATTGATGATGGAATCAAAATAAACGATATTATCAAGGAGGCAGCTGGACTTCTTGGTGGTGGCGGTGGTGGCCGCTTGACATTGGCACAAGGTGCAGGTCCGAATAAGGAGAAAATGGAAGAAGCATTAGAGACAGCTATTGGCTTAATCTAA